CGCGCCGGCGCCGTTTTCCGGCGGAGACGTCATGTGGTAGGCGTCGCTGCTCATACCAAAACCGACGATTTCAGCGTAGATTTTCGCTCCGCGCTTTTTGGCATGCTCATACTCTTCCAGCACCAGAATACCGGCACCGTCGCCCAGCACGAAGCCATCGCGATCTTTGTCCCACGGACGGCTTGCCGCCTGCGGGTTATCGTTGCGGGTCGACAAGGCGCGCGCCGCGCCGAATCCGCCAACACCCAGCGGCGTACTGGCTTTTTCCGCCCCGCCGGCCAACATAACATCGGCATCGTTATACGCGATAATGCGCGCAGCGTGGCCGATGTTATGCACACCAGAAGTACATGCGGTGGCAATGGAAATAGTCGGTCCACGCAGGCCGAACATGATGCTCAGATGCCCGGCAACCATGTTGACAATGGTAGACGGCACAAAGAACGGACTGATTTTACGCGGGCCGCCATGCACCAGCGCGCCATGGTTTTCCTCGATCAGCCCCAGACCACCAATACCCGACCCGATAGCGGCTCCGATACGACTCGCATTGGCTTCCGTCACTTCAAGGCCGGAATCCTGCATGGCCTGAATGCCGGCTACAACTCCGTATTGAATAAAGGCATCCATCTTGCGCGCTTCTTTGCGCGGGATGAAATCTTCACTGTTAAAGTCCTTTACTAAGCCAGCAAAACGCGTTGCATAGGCACTAGTATCGAAATGATCAATCAGGCTGATGCCACTCTGACCGGCAAGCAGAGCATTCCAGGTTGACGCTACTGTATTGCCGACAGGAGATAACATGCCCAGACCAGTCACAACTACTCGACGCTTAGACACGCTGATCCTCCAGGGAGGGAATAAAAAATGATACAGAGGTAGAATAAAACTTAGGCGGTCGAGCGACCGCCTAGATATGTTCGATTACTGCTGATTAGCCTGAATAAAATCGATGGCTGCCTGAACAGTCGTGATTTTCTCAGCTTCTTCGTCTGGGATCTCGGTATCGAATTCTTCTTCCAATGCCATTACCAGTTCAACAGTGTCAAGAGAATCAGCGCCCAGGTCATCAACGAAAGAGGCATTGTTCACGACTTCTTCCGGCTTAACGCCCAGCTGTTCAACGATGATTTTCTTAACGCGTTCTTCGATAGTGCTCATACTCTTAAATTTCCTATCAAAACTCGCTTTCGCGATGGTTTTCGTAGTGTATAAAATGTTGAAAAAGATGCAACAAAATCAAGACTGGTCGAACCAAGATTTTGTGCTTTTTGCAGTTTTCGCTGCAAATTAACGCAAATTACGGTGTTGCTTATCAGATCATATACATGCCACCATTGACATGCAATGTTTCGCCAGTAATGTAACCCGCCTCGTCAGAGGCTAAAAACGCTACAGCACTGGCGATTTCTTTCGCATCACCCAGACGGTTGGCAGGAACATTCGCCAAAATGCCCACACGCTGTTCTTCTGTCAATGCCCGCGTCATGTCGGTTTCGATAAAGCCCGGCGCCACCACGTTAACGGTGATGCCGCGAGACGCCACTTCCTGCGCCAGCGACTTGCTAAAACCAACCAGCCCAGCCTTGGCGGCGGCATAGTTGGCCTGACCGGCGTTGCCGCGGGAACCGATGACAGACCCTACGGTGATGATGCGGCCAAAACGCTTTTTCATCATGGCGCGCAACACCGCCTTGGAAAGGCGAAAAACGGAGCTCAGGTTGGTATCCAGCACTTCCTGCCAGGCTTCGTCTTTCATACGCATCATCAGATCATCACGCGTAATACCGGCGTTATTCACCAGAATATCAATATCGCCAAACGCTTCTTTGATGCTGGCTAAAACGCTTTCAATCGAGGCGCTATCCGTAACGTTCAGCGCATAACCTTTGCCTTTTGGTCCCAGCCACTCGCTGATATCCGCCGCCCCTTTGTCACTGGTGGCCGTACCGATTACGGTGGCGCCACGGGCAGCCAGCGTCTCGGCGATCGCACGACCAATACCACGACTCGCCCCCGTCACCAGGGCAATTTTTCCTTCAAAATTCATTATCTTCACCGTTTTACTGTTCAAGCGCTGCCGATAAGGAAGCAGGATCATTAATCGCCGTTGCCGTGAGACTATCGACGATTCGTTTGGTCAGCCCGGTTAACACCTTGCCGGGACCGACTTCCACCAGGGTAACCACCCCCTGAGCGGCCATGTATTCAACGCATTCCGTCCAACGGACCGGGTTATGCAACTGACGCACCAGTGCACTGCGGATAGCTTCCGGCGCGGATTCGGCGCGGACATCCACATTATTGACCACCGGCACGTCCGGCGCATTAAAGGTCATAGCTTCCAGCGCATCCGCCAGCTTACGGGCCGCCGGCTCCATCAGCGCACAATGAGAAGGCACGCTGACCGGCAACGGCAATGCACGTTTCGCACCTGCAGCTTTGCAGGCGGCGCCAGCGCGCTCAACCGCTTCTTTGTTACCGGCGATAACCACCTGTCCCGGCGAGTTGAAGTTGACCGGCGAAACCACCTGGCCTTGCGCCGCTTCGGCACAGGCAGCGGCAATCGCGTCATTATCCAAACCGATGATGGCATACATTGCGCCAGTCCCTTCCGGCACCGCTTCCTGCATCAGTTTACCGCGCAGTTCAACCAGGCTGACCGCCTGCTTGAAATCCAGAACGCCGGCGCACACCAGCGCAGAATATTCGCCCAGGCTATGGCCGGACATCAGCGTCGGCAACGCGCCGCCCTGCTGCCGCCAGACGCGCCAGAGAGCCACAGACGCCGTTAACAGCACCGGTTGGGTCTGCCAGGTCTTGTTCAGTTCTTCCGCCGGCCCCTGCTGGGAAAGCAGCCACAGATCATATCCCAGAACCGAGGAAGCTTCGTCAAACGTTTCTCTAATCAGCGGGAATTTTTCAGCCAGTTCAGCCAGCATACCCACCGACTGAGAGCCCTGACCGGGAAACACCATTGCAAATGTCGTCATAGTAATACGTCCTGATAAATCAAAAACGAATCAGAGCAGAGCCCCAGGTAAAACCGCCGCCAAATGCTTCCAGCAAAATCAACTGCCCGCGCTGAATGCGACCATCGCGGACAGCCTCATCCAGTGCAGAAGGAACGGAAGCGGCAGACGTATTACCGTGACGATCCAGCGTCACCACCACTTTATCCATGCCCATGCCGAGTTTTTTAGCGGTGGCGCTGATAATACGCAGGTTTGCCTGATGAGGGACCAGCCAGTCGAGTTCGCTTTTATTCAGGCCGGACGCATCCAGCGTTTCTTCGACAATATGGGCCAATTCTGTTACAGCGACTTTAAATACTTCGTTACCCGCCATCGTCAAATAAGCAGGCTGCGGTTCTTGCCGATCCGCATAAGGCAACGTCAGAAGGTTGCCATAGCGACCGTCTGCGTGCAGATGCGTGGAAAGGATTCCCGGCTCTTCCGAGCGGCCCAGCAGGACAGCGCCGGCGGCGTCGCCAAAGAGAATCAGGGTCCCACGATCGGCCGGGTCGAGCGTTCTGGACAAGGCATCGGAACCGATGACCAGTGCATAATCCACCGCGCCGCTTTTCACATACTGATCGGCCACGCTCAATGCGTAGGCGAATCCTGCGCAGGCGGCGGCAAGATCAAAAGCGATCGTGTCTTTAATGCCCAGCATCTGCTGGATTTGGCAGGCCGAACTGGGAAAAGCATGGCTGGACGACGTAGTCGCAACGATAAGCAAGCCGACCTGATTATTGTCGAGGCCCGCCATGTCAAGCGCGTTCTGCGCGGCACGGTACCCCATAGAGGCAACGCTTTCATCCGGCGCAGCAATGCGGCGTTCGCGAATACCGGTACGTGTGACGATCCATTCGTCCGACGTATCCACCATTTTTTCTAAATCAGCGTTGGTCCTGATTTGTTCGGGTAAATAGCTTCCCGTTCCGAGAATCTTTGTATACATGTACGCTCAGTCACTCTTGGGTAATACAGCCTGTAGTCGCGACGCAATCCTCTCCGGAAGTTGCCGCTGCACCGTCTGCATCGCCTGTTCAATTGCAACAGCAAACGCATTCTGGTTCGCTGCACCGTGGCTTTTTATGACAGTTCCACGTAATCCTAACAGACATGCGCCGTTATAGTGGTCAGGGTTCAGGTGTCCAAAACGCCTGGCCAGACGCCGTTGCAGCCAGCGCCCTAAAAATTTCAACCACCATGGCTGTGCTTGCCGACTTTCTCCCCTGTCGGACGACCCCTTCAGGAGAGACAGAAACATTCGCACTACACCTTCCATAGTTTTCAATGTGACATTTCCCACAAAGCCGTCACAGACCATCACATCCGTTTTGCCGGTCAGTAATTCGTTGCCTTCCAGATAACCGATATAGTTAATCGAAGGCATGGTTTTCAGTTGCGCTGCCGCACCATGAATACTGGCGAGCCCTTTGCTCTCTTCTTCACCGATGTTCAGCAACGCTACGCGCGGATTCTGCAATCCGAGCACTTCTTCCGCCATGACGGAGCCCATCACGGCGAACTGCACTAACATTGCGCTGTCGCAATCAACATTCGCGCCCAAATCCAGCACCACGCTCTTTCCGTGTTGCTGATGGGGCAGCATTGTCACCAATGCCGGACGATCAATCCCCTCAATGGGTTTGATCAATAATGTCGCCAGCCCCATCAATGCGCCGGTATTGCCTGCGCTAACGCAGGCCTGCGCGCGCCCTTCCCTGATCAACTCCAGGGCGATACGCATAGATGTCCCCCGACTGGCTCGAATAGCCTGGGATGGACGCGCATCGCCAGCGATTACCGATTCAGCCGGCACGATTTCCAAACGGGAAAATAAAGAGGAATCGACTTTAGCGAGTAATGGAGTAAGCGCAGAAGGGTCGCCAACCAGCAGCAGATGGAGGTCTGGATTAGAAGCCAGTGCCTGCAACGCTGCAGGCACTGTAATGCAGGGACCGAAATCCCCGCCCATTGCATCTAACGCCAAGGTTAGGCGCGTCAAAGTGTTTCCTTGCTAAATCGCAGGAATTACTTGGCAACAACCTTGCGACCGCGGTAGTAACCATCCGCAGTGACGTGGTGACGCAGATGCGTTTCGCCGGAAACTTTATCTACGGATACAGCGGAAGTGGTCAGCGCATCGTGAGCACGACGCATACCACGTTTGGAACGGCTAGGTTTATTCTGTTGTACGGCCATGGACCTTACTCCTTAATTACTTACGCTTTAAACTGGCTAATACGGCAAATGGATTTGGCTTTTCCGCCTCGGCGGGTAACTGACCAAACACCATATCCGTTTCGGACACTTCACAGTGTTCAGAATCATGCACCGGCGCAATGGGCAAAGAGAGGATAAGCTCATCTTCAACCATCGCCAGCAAATCAACCTCACCGAACTCATTGACTTCGATAGGTTCATACGCTTCCGGCAAGGCTTCGGCCTGTTCATCACTGATGACCGGGCTAAAACAGAATGTGGCGTGGACCTGATGTTCGAAAGGCTTGCCGCAGCGCTGACACAGCAACGTCACCGTCACATCAGCCTGTCCATCAATCACCGCCAGCCGTTGGCTGTCAATGCTGAACGACAGCGTCGCATTCACATCACTGTCCACACTAACCACTGATTCGGCAACGCGCATCGCCTGTTCAGCCGTATAGACACCAACATAATCTAAACGCTTTTGAGCAGTGCGAACCGCATCAAGGGTTAAGGGTAATTTTACCTTTTGCATAGGGCGCGCATATTAACGTCGTAACGACGGAGAGTCAAAGAAAAAGGTGGCGATGTCAGTGCTTTCACCCAAAATTGCTTTCGCACACCCAAATTCGCTTCCAAAGCGGCAGACAGTTTAAAATGCATTCTCTGATTACGCTATGACCTGGTTTGCATTTATGTCCCAAATTGTCCTTGCTTCCACTTCCCTTTACCGCAAAGCCCTGCTGGAAAAACTGGGCCTGCCGTTTGTGTGTGCGGCGCCCGATATCGATGAGACACCTGACGATGGCGAAAGCGCCAGTGAGTTGGTCAGCCGACTGGCGATCGCTAAAGCGCGTTCGCTGGCCGGGCGATATCCCGACAGCCTTATTATCGGCAGCGATCAGGTCTGTGTGCTAGAGGGCGCTATTACCGGTAAACCCCACACCCGGGAAAACGCTATACGTCAACTGCAGCAGGCCAGCGGACGGCGCATCACTTTTTATACCGGACTGGCGCTACTCAACAGCGCAACCACGCGTCTGCAATGCGTGGTAGAGCCGTTTGATGTATATTTCCGTGCGCTCAGCGTGCGCGAAATCGAACGCTACGTCGATTGTGAACAGCCCTTTGACTGCGCCGGCAGCTTTAAAAGCGAAGGGCTTGGCATTACGCTGTTTGACCGGTTATCCGGCCGGGATCCCAATACGCTGGTCGGTTTACCGCTGATTACGTTGCTGGAATTATTGCGAGAGGAAGGCGTGAATCCATTATTACTGTGATACTGCCGTGATGACAGCAATGTGCGAACCACGTCCCTTCGGGTAGTCTGGGACGTGGGTACAAGCTTATTTCTGGCGCTGCCGCAGAGCCTGCAGGCAATGACGCAAGCCGGCATCAAGCGGCGCTTCAATACGCATCGTCTCACCGGTATGCGGATGCTCAAAACGCAACGCCAGCGCATGCAGGAACAGGCGTTTAAGCCCGGTACCCGCCAACTGGGCGTCGAATTCACGATCGCCGTAACGATCATCGAACGCTATCGGATGCCCGGCATATTGGGTGTGAACGCGAATCTGGTGGGTTCGCCCGGTAATCGGACTGGCGCGCACCAGCGTGGCGCAATCAAACCGTTCTTCTACCTTGAACAGCGTTTCAGACGGCTTTCCTTCACTATTAACCCGGACAATGCGCTCGCCGCTTTGCAGCACATTTTTCAACAGCGGCGCCTGCACCGCTTTACAGTGCGACTGCCACTGGCCACGAACCAGCGCCAGATAATCCTTTTGCATCCCCTTGCCGCGCAGTTGCTCGTGTAACGAACGCAACGCCGAACGCTTTTTAGCCACCAGCAGCACCCCGGAGGTGTCTCGGTCCAGACGATGAACCAGTTCCAGGAAACGCGCTTCGGGACGCAACGCTCGGAGTCCCTCAATCACGCCGAAGCTTAGCCCGCTGCCGCCATGCACCGCCGTGCCCGACGGTTTATTCAGGAGCAACAGATAATCATCTTCATAGAGGATGCAATCAACCAGCGCCGAGACTTTATCCAGGCTGGCGGAAACCGCCGGTTCTTCACGCTCCGACTGACGCACCGGCGGAATACGCACTTCGTCGCCATCCAGCAACTTGTACTCCGGCTTGATGCGTTTTTTATTTACCCGCACCTCGCCTTTGCGCAGGATGCGATAAATCATGCTCTTCGGCACGCCTTTAAGCCGGGTGCGCAAAAAGTTGTCGATTCGCTGACCGGCTTCCTCGGAGGAAACCGTCAGAAATTGTACGGTTGGGTTCTCTGTTTTCATGGAGGCGGATTCTAAATAGCACACACTGATAGCGCCACATCTTTTTCTATGCTTAACTGTCAGTCTGGCTTATGAAGATATTGTTACTGTCCGCATCCAGAGTGATTTCAGCATCGACTGACATCAGTTTGGTTAAAAACAGCACAATAAACTTTATATTGACAGGCAAAGTCACCTTGCTATCGACGTGTCAGCAATGGAATAATGCTTTGGCTTTCCGTGCTGATTTCCGGTAAAACAAGGGAAATTGCGGAATTATTATCTTTGCCGGATTACTCATAAACGCAGCAATGGCGTAAGACGTATTGAATAATCAGGCAGTTAGCGAGCTGTGGTTTGCAGCTTGGCCGGCATATGGAATCAGATCTGGCAACCTACTTTCAGAAGCTGTTCCCGCAGTAAATGCGCTGTATTCCATCAGGAAATACAGGCTACCGAAACATGCGCCTCTATGCAGGCGACAACCGTGAGGTTGACGCCCCTGCGATAAGACACGAGGCCATCGGTCCCCTCCGGTCATGCCTCCGTTCATCCGCAGCTCTATCAATAATGCAAGTAAAAATAACGAGTTAAGTACGATGAAAAGAATGTTGATTAACGCAACTCAGCAGGAAGAGTTGCGTGTTGCCTTGGTTGATGGTCAGCGGCTTTACGATCTGGACATTGAAAGCCCCGGTCATGAACAGAAAAAGGCAAACATTTACAAAGGCAAAATCACCCGCATCGAACCCAGCCTTGAAGCCGCTTTTGTTGACTATGGCGCAGAGCGACATGGCTTCCTCCCTCTCAAAGAAATCGCCCGCGAATACTTCCCCAGCAACTACAACGCGCATGGCCGTCCGAACATCAAAGATGTGCTTCGCGAAGGCCAGGAAGTCATCGTTCAGGTGGATAAAGAGGAGCGCGGTAACAAAGGCGCCGCGCTGACCACATTCATCAGTCTGGCAGGCAGCTATCTGGTGCTGATGCCGAACAACCCGCGAGCCGGCGGTATTTCCCGCCGCATCGAGGGGGATGACCGTACCGAATTAAAAGAAGCGCTGGGCTCGCTGGAACTGCCGGACGGTATGGGATTGATCGTCCGTACCGCCGGTGTGGGCAAATCCGCCGACGCGCTGCAGTGGGATCTGGCGTTCCGCCTGAAACACTGGGAAGCGATCAAGAAAGCGGCGGAAGGCCGTGCGGCGCCGTTCCTAATCCATCAGGAAAGCAACGTTATCGTCCGCGCGTTCCGCGATTATTTACGTCCGGACATCGGCGAAATCCTGATCGATAACCCGAAAATTCTGGAACTGGCCAAAGAGCATATCGCTGCACTGGGTCGCCCGGACTTCAGCAGCAAAATCAAGCTGTATACCGGCGAGATCCCGCTGTTCAGCCATTATCAGATCGAATCGCAGATCGAATCCGCGTTCCAACGCGAAGTGCGTCTGCCTTCCGGCGGTTCGATTGTTATCGACACCACCGAAGCGCTGACCGCCATTGATATCAACTCCGCCCGTGCGACCCGCGGCGGCGACATTGAAGAAACAGCCTTTAACACCAACCTGGAAGCGGCGGATGAAATCGCCCGCCAGCTGCGCTTGCGCGACCTGGGTGGTTTGATCGTCATCGACTTCATCGACATGACCCCGGTCCGTCATCAGCGTGAGGTGGAAAACCGCCTGCGCGACGCGGTGCGTCAGGACCGCGCCCGCATCCAGATCGGTCGTATTTCCCGCTTTGGTCTGCTGGAAATGTCCCGCCAACGTCTGAGTCCGTCACTGGGCGAATCCAGTCACCATGTCTGCCCGCGCTGTAGCGGCACAGGCACCATCCGTGACAATGAATCGCTGTCGTTATCAATCCTGCGTCTGATTGAAGAAGAGGCGCTGAAAGAGAACACCAAAGAAGTCCACGCTATCGTACCCGTGCCCATCGCGTCTTATCTGCTCAACGAGAAACGTGAAGCGGTCAACGCGATTGAGAAACGTCAGGGGGGCGTGCGCGCCATTATCGTACCGCATGACGGTATGGAAACCCCGCACTACTCCGTACTGCGTGTCCGTAAAGGCGAGGAAAAGCAAACTCTGAGCTACATGCTGCCTCAGTTGCTGGATGTCGAATCGCAGACTTCACCGGATGAGCAAGTGCCCGAACGCCGGGTACCGGAACAGCCGGCGCTGGCGTCCTTCACCATGTCGGACATTCCGCCCGCGGAAACCAAGCCAGCCCCTGTGGTTGCTGCACCGAAAGAGGAAAAACAACCGGCCTCTTCCGAGCGCGGTCTGTTTGGTCGCCTTGTCGGTGCACTGAAAGGCATCTTTGCCGCGCCAGTCGACGCCGGAGCCAAATCGGCTGAAACTGTCGACGTGGCATCCGACGAGCAGGAACAAAAGCAGGAACGCCGCAACAACCGCCGTCAATCCGGCCGTCGTGAACGTACTCGCGACAATCGTGAGCCGCGCGAGCGTGACGAACAGCGTCGTAACAAGCGCACGCAACCGCAGAACGCCGACATCGAAACCGCACCGGTAGCGGAAGTCTCCGTGCAAGACAAAGCCGCGCGTGATGAACAACGTCGTGAGCAGCGTGCCGAGCGCCAACGCCGTCGTCAGGAAGAAAAACGTCAGGCGCAGACCGAAGTCAAAGAGTTGAACACGGTAGCCGTCGACACGGAAGACACTGGCGCCGAGCAGGAAAAACCGGCACAGGTGATGCAGCGCCGCCAGCGTCGTCAACTGACCCAGAAAGTGCGGGTTCAGGACAGCGATGCCACAGTAGAGAATGCTGAAGCGCAGCTTCCCGCCGCACCGTACGTTCAGGAATCGTCCGTGGTGGAAGCACCCGAACCCGCAGCATTGGTTGCTGAGGGCGACGCCGCCGATACGGACAATGACGCAGTTGAAAGCAACCGCGAAAATGGCCTGCCGCGTCGTTCTCGCCGCTCGCCGCGCCATCTGCGAGTCAGCGGTCAGCGTCGTCGCCGTTACCGCGATGAACGCTACCCGACGCAGTCGCCGATGCCGCTGGCACAGGCTTCAGCCTCACCGGAAATGGCCTCAGGCAAAGTCTGGATTCGTTATCCGGTTGCCCAGCCGCAACAACCAGAACTGGTGGAAGAACAGGCATCCGAATCCATCGATGCCCCGCTTTCCATCGCACCGGAACTGGCGGCAGTAGCGGTTGCAACGCTCCCTGAAGCAGTAGAAGCAGTAGATGTTCTGGATACGACTCCGGCAAGCATCCCGGCGGTGGAGACACCAGCGGCGGAATCCATTCCGACGCAGCAAGAAGTCACGCTGACTGAAGCGACTCAGGAGCTTAACGCCAGCAACGTGCAGGATCGGGAAGAGATTCCTCAGCCTCAGGAGACACAGCAGCCGGCACCTAAGCTTGAGGAAATCGCCGCTCTTGTCGAAGAGTCCGTCGAAGAAGCGCCCGCCGCGGTTGTTGTTACAGAGATTGTTGCTGCCGATAGCAACGCGACGACCAGCAGCGAACTCGCCGAAACACAGGCAACTGAGCAACCGCAGGTTACTCACGAGCCAGTGCAGGCCGAGAATACGCCAGCCACTCAGGAACCGATCGCCGCGCCAGCGCCAGCCGATACTTCGACTGCGGTGCCGCCCCGTCAGCACTATGCCGCCGCGCCGATGACTCGCGCGCCAGCGCCGGCATATGTTCCTGACGCTCCGCGCGTCAGCGACTGGCAACGCCCGGCATTCGCGTTCACTGGTAAAGGTTCTGCCGGTGGTCATTCTGCCGAGAATCAGTCCAGCGCGCCAGCGACACGACCGGTGGAATAATAATATAAAAAAAGCACCTCGCTTCAGCGGGTGCTTTTCCACCTAAATGCCCGTCAATGACGGGCATTATTTTTTCAGGCAATCGTCTGCAGCAACTTGATATCCATGCCATCGATCTTGCCTTCCAACTGAGCGACAAGCGCGCGAAAATGCGCCGTCTGCTCGTGCTCGTTGATAGCCTCCTGGCTTTTCCAGCGCTCAAAGAACACGAACGAACCGGTTTTATTCAGTTCTTCATGCAACTCATACTGTAGATTGCCGGCTTCCTGACGGCTCGGCGCAACAACCTGGCGGACAGCAGCCGCGACATCGTTAATGAATTCCGGCTTAGCCTGAACGCTGGCGACGATACGAATTTCCATCATAATACTCCATGAATATAACAACCGATTGAATATCCAACTATAAAACGCCAACCGCAGGCTAATTTCAACCTTTTCGCTACAAACGGATGCAATCGCTACACTTTCCGCTTATGCTTATTCCCCGCCATATCACTCCCTGTTTCAGGGACGTTATTTACCGACCGCCGGAGTTTTTTCATGACCCCCTTGCCGAATGTTCTGAAGATTCGTCGTCCTGACGACTGGCACCTTCACCTGCGTGACGATCAGATGCTCAAGGCTGTATTACCCTATACCAGCCGACTGTTCGCCAGAGCGATCGTGATGCCGAATCTGACGCCGCCTATTACCACCGTGGCCCAGGCTGAAGCATATCGGCAGCGGATTTTGTCCGCCGTTCCAGCCGGCGAGACCTTCCAGCCGCTGATGACCTGTTACCTGACGGAGTCACTGGACAAAAACGAAATCATCTCGGGCTATCAGCAAGGCGTATTTACCGCCGCCAAGCTTTATCCGGCGCACGCCACCACCAACTCCAGCCACGGCGTATCGGATATCAAAACTATCTACCCGGTGTTGGAAGCGATGCAAAAACTGGGCATGCCGTTACTGGTTCATGGCGAAGTCACCGATCCAGAGGTCGACATTTTCGATCGCGAGGCCCGTTTCATCGAACGCATCATGCAGCCACTGCGTCGGCAGTTCCCGGAATTGAAAGTGGTGTTTGAGCACATTACCACTCGCGAAGCCGCTCAGTATGTGCAGTCTGCCGATCGTTTTGTCGCGGCCACCATCACTCCGCAGCACCTGATGTTCAATCGCAATCACATGCTGGTGGGCGGCATCCGTCCGCATCTGTACTGCCTGCCGATCCTCAAGCGCAATACGCACCAACAGGCTTTGCGCGAAGCGGTCGCCAGCGGTAGCGAGAAATTCTTCCTCGGCACCGACTCCGCCCCTCATGCCAAACACCGTAAAGAATCATCTTGCGGCTGTGCCGGCGTCTTCAACGCACAGGCCTCATTGAGCGCTTACGCCACCGTATTTGAGGAATTGAACGCTCTGGATAAACTGGAAGCGTTCTGCTCTCTGAATGGCCCGCGTTTTTACGGGTTGCCGGTTAACGAAGGCACGCTTGAATTACACCGTCAACCGGTACAGTTTCCGGAAGAAATTGTCGCTAACGAAGAGACCATCATTCCGTTTCTTGCCGGCCAAAGCCTGAACTGGTCTGTCGCCTGATCCCCCCACTCCCTGCCAGCCAGGGAGTCACTTAGTACACATTTTTTTATGTATATTGTTGCCTTCCCTGAGATACTGTATAAAAATACAGTTAAAAAGGAGGCAATCATGCGTATTGAACTGACCATAGCAAAAACTACCCTTCTGCCTGCTGGCGCACTTGAAGCGCTGACCGACGAACTGAGTCACCGGGTGCATGGCATTTATCCGGATACCCCGGTCCACATCCGCTACGCTGCTGCCAATAATCTAAGCGTCTTTGGCGGCA
The DNA window shown above is from Dickeya dadantii NCPPB 898 and carries:
- the rluC gene encoding 23S rRNA pseudouridine(955/2504/2580) synthase RluC, whose product is MKTENPTVQFLTVSSEEAGQRIDNFLRTRLKGVPKSMIYRILRKGEVRVNKKRIKPEYKLLDGDEVRIPPVRQSEREEPAVSASLDKVSALVDCILYEDDYLLLLNKPSGTAVHGGSGLSFGVIEGLRALRPEARFLELVHRLDRDTSGVLLVAKKRSALRSLHEQLRGKGMQKDYLALVRGQWQSHCKAVQAPLLKNVLQSGERIVRVNSEGKPSETLFKVEERFDCATLVRASPITGRTHQIRVHTQYAGHPIAFDDRYGDREFDAQLAGTGLKRLFLHALALRFEHPHTGETMRIEAPLDAGLRHCLQALRQRQK
- the rne gene encoding ribonuclease E, coding for MKRMLINATQQEELRVALVDGQRLYDLDIESPGHEQKKANIYKGKITRIEPSLEAAFVDYGAERHGFLPLKEIAREYFPSNYNAHGRPNIKDVLREGQEVIVQVDKEERGNKGAALTTFISLAGSYLVLMPNNPRAGGISRRIEGDDRTELKEALGSLELPDGMGLIVRTAGVGKSADALQWDLAFRLKHWEAIKKAAEGRAAPFLIHQESNVIVRAFRDYLRPDIGEILIDNPKILELAKEHIAALGRPDFSSKIKLYTGEIPLFSHYQIESQIESAFQREVRLPSGGSIVIDTTEALTAIDINSARATRGGDIEETAFNTNLEAADEIARQLRLRDLGGLIVIDFIDMTPVRHQREVENRLRDAVRQDRARIQIGRISRFGLLEMSRQRLSPSLGESSHHVCPRCSGTGTIRDNESLSLSILRLIEEEALKENTKEVHAIVPVPIASYLLNEKREAVNAIEKRQGGVRAIIVPHDGMETPHYSVLRVRKGEEKQTLSYMLPQLLDVESQTSPDEQVPERRVPEQPALASFTMSDIPPAETKPAPVVAAPKEEKQPASSERGLFGRLVGALKGIFAAPVDAGAKSAETVDVASDEQEQKQERRNNRRQSGRRERTRDNREPRERDEQRRNKRTQPQNADIETAPVAEVSVQDKAARDEQRREQRAERQRRRQEEKRQAQTEVKELNTVAVDTEDTGAEQEKPAQVMQRRQRRQLTQKVRVQDSDATVENAEAQLPAAPYVQESSVVEAPEPAALVAEGDAADTDNDAVESNRENGLPRRSRRSPRHLRVSGQRRRRYRDERYPTQSPMPLAQASASPEMASGKVWIRYPVAQPQQPELVEEQASESIDAPLSIAPELAAVAVATLPEAVEAVDVLDTTPASIPAVETPAAESIPTQQEVTLTEATQELNASNVQDREEIPQPQETQQPAPKLEEIAALVEESVEEAPAAVVVTEIVAADSNATTSSELAETQATEQPQVTHEPVQAENTPATQEPIAAPAPADTSTAVPPRQHYAAAPMTRAPAPAYVPDAPRVSDWQRPAFAFTGKGSAGGHSAENQSSAPATRPVE
- a CDS encoding putative quinol monooxygenase, coding for MEIRIVASVQAKPEFINDVAAAVRQVVAPSRQEAGNLQYELHEELNKTGSFVFFERWKSQEAINEHEQTAHFRALVAQLEGKIDGMDIKLLQTIA
- the pyrC gene encoding dihydroorotase, which translates into the protein MTPLPNVLKIRRPDDWHLHLRDDQMLKAVLPYTSRLFARAIVMPNLTPPITTVAQAEAYRQRILSAVPAGETFQPLMTCYLTESLDKNEIISGYQQGVFTAAKLYPAHATTNSSHGVSDIKTIYPVLEAMQKLGMPLLVHGEVTDPEVDIFDREARFIERIMQPLRRQFPELKVVFEHITTREAAQYVQSADRFVAATITPQHLMFNRNHMLVGGIRPHLYCLPILKRNTHQQALREAVASGSEKFFLGTDSAPHAKHRKESSCGCAGVFNAQASLSAYATVFEELNALDKLEAFCSLNGPRFYGLPVNEGTLELHRQPVQFPEEIVANEETIIPFLAGQSLNWSVA
- the dinI gene encoding DNA damage-inducible protein I, with product MRIELTIAKTTLLPAGALEALTDELSHRVHGIYPDTPVHIRYAAANNLSVFGGNKDDKERISEILQETWESADDWFIQNE